A single Paraburkholderia sp. FT54 DNA region contains:
- a CDS encoding ABC transporter permease, with protein MSSSTPASNSTAWTADAAGAAHAASPSPWRRTWRRFRQQRLGYWSLVIFVSLFAISLLGEVLSNDRPLLVRYDGHYYFPIVKDYPETLFGGDFPARANYLDPYIRSRLESNGNFAIYPPNHFHYDTIDYFAAHPYPAPPTTSNWLGTDQFGRDVLARLLYGFRLSVLMALALTVSGVVVGVLTGAVQGFYGGRTDLIGQRLIEIWSSMPDLYLLIIFASIFEPTLWLLFILLSMFGWLVLSDYVRAEFLRNRSLDYVKAARTMGLSNWQIMWRHVLPNSLTPVITFLPFRMSAAILSLTSLDFLGLGVPPPTPSLGELLQEGKNNLDAWWISMSAFAALVITLLLLTFMGDALRNALDTRSRGSAFGGGPR; from the coding sequence CGGCGCTTCAGGCAGCAGCGTCTGGGCTACTGGAGCCTCGTGATCTTCGTGTCCCTGTTCGCCATCAGCCTGCTCGGCGAGGTGTTGTCCAACGATCGTCCGTTGCTCGTGCGTTACGACGGACACTACTATTTCCCCATCGTGAAGGACTATCCGGAGACGCTGTTCGGTGGCGATTTTCCGGCGCGTGCGAACTATCTCGATCCGTATATCCGTTCGCGGCTCGAATCGAACGGCAACTTTGCGATCTATCCGCCGAATCATTTCCACTACGACACGATCGACTACTTCGCCGCGCATCCTTATCCGGCTCCGCCTACCACGAGCAACTGGCTCGGCACGGACCAGTTCGGGCGCGACGTGCTGGCGCGGCTGCTGTACGGCTTCCGCCTGTCGGTGCTGATGGCGTTGGCGCTCACGGTGTCCGGTGTCGTGGTCGGCGTGCTGACCGGCGCGGTGCAGGGCTTTTACGGCGGGCGCACCGATCTGATCGGCCAGCGTCTGATCGAAATCTGGAGTTCGATGCCTGACCTGTACCTGCTGATCATCTTCGCGTCGATCTTCGAGCCCACGTTGTGGCTGCTCTTCATTCTGCTGTCGATGTTCGGCTGGCTCGTTCTGTCCGATTACGTACGCGCCGAGTTTCTTCGCAACCGTTCGCTCGATTACGTCAAGGCGGCGCGCACGATGGGTCTGTCCAACTGGCAGATCATGTGGCGTCATGTTTTGCCGAATAGTTTGACGCCGGTGATTACCTTCCTGCCATTCCGCATGAGCGCCGCGATACTCTCGCTGACCAGCCTCGACTTTCTCGGCCTCGGCGTACCGCCACCGACACCCAGCCTCGGTGAATTGCTGCAGGAAGGCAAGAATAATCTCGACGCATGGTGGATCTCGATGTCGGCGTTTGCGGCGCTGGTGATTACGCTGCTGCTGTTGACCTTCATGGGCGACGCGCTGCGCAATGCGCTGGACACGCGCTCGCGCGGTTCGGCTTTCGGCGGAGGTCCGCGATGA